In Prochlorococcus marinus str. MIT 1214, one DNA window encodes the following:
- the purF gene encoding amidophosphoribosyltransferase: MCGIVGVVSTDQCNQQIYDSLLLLQHRGQDSTGIATMDRSVFHINKSKGQVREAYRTRDMRGLIGKVGLGHVRYATKGAAHREEEAQPFYVNAPYGIILVHNGNLTNTRELEKELFKVDRRHTNTSSDTEMLLNVLATELNSAIKDKDIDPDDLFTAVHRLHARVEGSYASIALIAGHGLLAFRDPFGIRPLVIGKRLKQNNKPEWVIASESLVIENNDYQIVRDVKPGEAIFITSEGEFFSKQCSNHPQLFPCSFEYVYLARPDSIMNGISVYESRLRMGDLLAETIKKQISLGDVDVVMPIPDSSRPAAMQVARQLGIEYREGFFKNRYVGRTFIMPGQSLRKRSVRQKLNAMSTEFKNKNVLIVDDSVVRGTTSQQIVQMARSAGANKVTFTSAAPPIRYPHVYGINMPSRNELIAYNRDINQIEDNLLIDKMIYQEVDDLTKAIINDSHIKELDLSCFTGKYVTGTVTDEYLNWVEKTSLS; encoded by the coding sequence ATGTGTGGAATTGTAGGTGTTGTTTCAACAGATCAATGTAATCAACAAATATACGATAGTTTATTGCTGCTACAGCATAGAGGTCAAGACTCTACTGGAATAGCAACAATGGATCGAAGTGTTTTTCATATCAATAAATCTAAAGGTCAAGTAAGAGAAGCTTATAGAACTAGAGATATGAGAGGTTTGATTGGAAAGGTTGGATTAGGACATGTTCGATATGCTACTAAAGGGGCTGCTCATCGAGAAGAGGAGGCGCAACCCTTTTATGTAAACGCACCTTATGGGATAATTCTTGTTCATAATGGCAATCTAACTAATACAAGAGAGTTAGAAAAAGAACTTTTTAAAGTAGATAGAAGGCATACAAATACGTCCAGCGATACTGAAATGCTATTAAATGTTTTAGCAACAGAGCTAAACAGTGCAATAAAAGATAAAGATATAGATCCAGATGATCTTTTTACAGCTGTACATAGGCTTCATGCAAGAGTAGAGGGTTCATATGCTTCTATTGCTCTAATTGCAGGTCATGGTCTTTTAGCTTTTAGAGATCCTTTTGGGATACGACCTTTAGTAATTGGTAAAAGACTAAAACAAAATAACAAACCAGAATGGGTGATCGCTAGTGAATCATTAGTAATTGAAAATAATGATTATCAAATTGTCAGAGATGTTAAACCAGGAGAGGCGATTTTTATTACCTCTGAGGGCGAGTTTTTTTCTAAACAATGTTCAAACCATCCTCAATTATTTCCTTGTTCATTTGAATATGTTTATCTAGCGAGACCTGACTCAATAATGAATGGTATTTCTGTTTATGAGTCAAGATTAAGAATGGGAGATTTGTTAGCAGAAACTATCAAAAAACAAATTTCACTTGGTGATGTTGATGTAGTAATGCCAATACCTGACTCCTCTAGACCTGCTGCAATGCAAGTAGCAAGACAGCTAGGAATTGAATATAGGGAGGGCTTTTTTAAGAATCGTTATGTTGGTAGAACATTTATAATGCCTGGTCAATCCTTAAGAAAACGATCTGTTCGGCAGAAGTTAAATGCAATGAGTACTGAATTTAAAAATAAAAATGTTTTGATAGTTGATGACTCTGTTGTTAGAGGAACAACATCTCAACAAATAGTTCAAATGGCAAGAAGTGCAGGTGCTAATAAAGTTACTTTTACATCTGCTGCCCCACCAATTAGATATCCACATGTTTATGGAATTAATATGCCAAGTAGAAATGAATTGATTGCTTATAACAGAGATATCAATCAAATAGAAGATAATTTATTGATTGATAAAATGATTTATCAAGAAGTAGACGATCTTACTAAAGCTATCATTAATGATTCTCATATTAAAGAATTAGATTTATCTTGTTTTACAGGAAAATATGTTACGGGAACTGTTACTGATGAATATTTAAATTGGGTTGAAAAAACCTCTTTATCTTAA
- a CDS encoding DNA gyrase/topoisomerase IV subunit A, whose product MAKERLKPISLHQEMQRSYLEYAMSVIVGRALPDARDGLKPVQRRILFAMHELGLTPDRPYRKCARVVGDVLGKYHPHGDQAVYDALVRQVQIFSSRYPILDGHGNFGSIDDDPPAAMRYTETRLAPISNDAILSEIDQETVDFSPNFDGSQQEPDVLPAQLPFLLLNGSAGIAVGMATSIPPHNLNEVVEALISIIKKPSLSEEKLLELIPGPDFPTGGEILISNGIKETYTKGRGSITMRGIAHIEEINPGKGKHKRSGIIITELPYQLNKANWIEKLADLVNNGKINGIADIRDESDRDGMRILVEIKRDSDPKKILDFLYQKTSLQNNFGAILLALVDGQPVQLTLRKLLENFIEFRENTILLRSNYLLKNIKNRQEIVEALIQAINNLREIIDLIEQSKDTAEAKNNLINKLNINERQADGILGMPLKKITSLEKNSLKREIQDLKNKRDDLESIINDREKLLKVMIKELKELKKRFGGTRKTKLIEGGDALIAERLANQRPNKELQRINAIKELPKDSEIIVQSNNEIKIIPSITIKKLKLKESNHERKDILPSKLIWPIKNEPKILAVSQLGKIGLLKWEFAGQKPGPLEQFLPAGLENDEIINLIPLPEKKYISLGLISSDGKFKRVSFSEITDISNRSTTVLKLKDNIKLKSCLLCKENSYIYLISDIGRIIKTKITEKFFPCMGKLAQGTNIIKLFPGENIIEAINIQEQQIKDLILITNKGSFIKHNSKDIKTSQKGALGTMGINFKDNKKINDRVIACFINNKYVYIKTNKDRYEKLDKNQIDNSLYKKEKKLNLDLDDNEFIKSTFSMIIPERA is encoded by the coding sequence ATGGCCAAGGAACGCCTGAAACCTATATCGTTGCACCAAGAAATGCAGCGTTCTTATCTCGAATACGCAATGAGCGTAATCGTTGGAAGAGCATTGCCAGACGCTAGAGATGGATTGAAGCCAGTTCAAAGAAGAATTCTTTTTGCAATGCACGAATTAGGGCTCACGCCAGATAGACCTTACAGAAAATGTGCTCGTGTTGTGGGAGATGTTCTTGGTAAATATCATCCACATGGAGATCAAGCTGTTTACGATGCGCTTGTAAGACAAGTACAAATTTTTAGTTCAAGATATCCAATTCTTGATGGCCATGGAAACTTTGGATCAATTGATGACGATCCACCAGCTGCAATGAGATATACAGAAACTCGATTAGCACCAATATCTAACGATGCAATTTTAAGTGAAATAGATCAAGAAACTGTTGATTTTTCCCCAAATTTTGACGGCTCTCAGCAAGAGCCAGATGTTTTGCCAGCTCAACTACCTTTCCTTCTTTTAAATGGAAGTGCTGGAATAGCTGTTGGAATGGCAACTAGTATTCCTCCTCATAATTTGAACGAAGTAGTGGAAGCTCTAATATCAATTATAAAAAAACCCTCCTTAAGCGAAGAAAAATTATTAGAACTCATCCCTGGACCCGACTTTCCAACAGGCGGAGAAATACTAATAAGTAATGGAATAAAAGAAACTTACACAAAAGGAAGAGGAAGTATCACGATGAGAGGAATAGCTCATATTGAGGAAATTAACCCAGGCAAAGGTAAGCATAAAAGAAGTGGAATTATTATTACCGAATTGCCATATCAACTAAACAAAGCTAATTGGATAGAAAAATTAGCTGACTTAGTAAATAATGGAAAAATTAATGGAATAGCTGATATTAGAGATGAAAGTGATAGGGATGGAATGAGAATTCTTGTAGAAATAAAAAGAGATTCAGATCCAAAAAAAATTCTAGATTTTTTATATCAAAAAACGTCTCTGCAAAATAATTTCGGTGCTATTTTACTTGCATTAGTTGATGGTCAACCCGTACAACTTACATTGCGAAAATTATTAGAAAATTTCATTGAATTTCGAGAAAATACTATTTTACTAAGAAGTAATTATCTATTGAAAAATATTAAAAATAGACAAGAAATAGTTGAAGCTCTAATCCAAGCTATAAATAATCTTAGAGAAATAATAGATTTAATTGAACAATCAAAAGATACAGCTGAAGCTAAAAATAATTTAATTAATAAATTAAATATAAATGAAAGACAAGCTGATGGAATCTTAGGAATGCCTTTAAAAAAAATTACAAGTCTTGAAAAAAATTCATTAAAAAGAGAAATACAAGATTTAAAAAATAAAAGAGATGATCTTGAATCAATTATTAACGATAGAGAAAAATTATTAAAAGTCATGATTAAGGAATTAAAAGAACTTAAAAAAAGATTTGGAGGTACTCGAAAAACAAAGTTAATAGAAGGTGGAGATGCACTTATTGCAGAACGACTTGCAAATCAAAGACCAAATAAAGAACTTCAAAGAATAAATGCTATAAAAGAGTTACCAAAAGACTCTGAAATTATTGTTCAATCAAATAATGAAATAAAAATAATACCATCAATAACAATAAAAAAATTAAAATTAAAAGAAAGTAATCATGAAAGAAAGGATATTTTACCTTCAAAGCTAATATGGCCTATTAAAAATGAACCAAAGATCTTAGCTGTAAGTCAATTAGGTAAAATAGGATTACTTAAATGGGAATTCGCCGGACAAAAACCTGGTCCTTTAGAACAGTTTTTACCAGCAGGTTTAGAAAATGATGAAATAATCAATCTTATTCCATTACCAGAAAAAAAATATATAAGTTTAGGATTAATTAGTAGTGATGGAAAATTTAAAAGAGTTTCATTTAGTGAAATTACCGATATTTCTAATAGATCAACAACAGTTTTAAAATTAAAAGATAATATTAAACTTAAATCTTGTCTTCTTTGTAAAGAAAATAGCTATATATATTTAATAAGTGATATTGGCAGAATTATCAAAACAAAAATAACTGAAAAATTTTTCCCATGTATGGGCAAATTAGCTCAAGGAACAAATATAATTAAACTATTCCCAGGCGAAAATATAATTGAAGCTATAAATATTCAAGAACAACAAATTAAAGACCTGATTTTAATAACTAATAAAGGATCTTTCATAAAACATAATTCCAAAGATATAAAAACATCTCAGAAAGGAGCGTTGGGAACAATGGGAATCAATTTTAAAGATAATAAAAAAATTAATGATAGAGTAATTGCTTGTTTTATAAATAATAAATACGTTTATATTAAAACTAATAAAGATAGATATGAAAAATTAGATAAAAATCAAATTGATAATAGTTTATACAAAAAAGAAAAAAAATTAAATTTAGATTTAGATGATAATGAATTTATAAAATCTACTTTTTCGATGATAATACCAGAGAGAGCTTAA
- a CDS encoding tetratricopeptide repeat protein — protein MKKQYFPKINQFLMCLVLFEICVSTSSSNAFFPKINEPNTQELESTSIKIGKTAIQLIQFGQNHEAIKLLKLAVKLNPKENDLWTSLAEAQFRVNKKYQAISSLSKAIQINPKEQSIYFRKGSIYMDLNEPQKAKFAIKKGLLINEKNERGYFQLGNTEIMLNNYKSALIAFKRSSRINSNFWQSINNEGLVLYELNDLKEAILKFKSALKISNDAEPMLALAVALFASDNKSYESFILAKKALEFNPKYVSQEYQTQQLWGKKLQKSAQLLFQMQEMKKVVKTAKEKSQ, from the coding sequence ATGAAAAAACAATACTTTCCAAAAATTAATCAATTTCTAATGTGTTTAGTTCTATTTGAAATTTGTGTTTCGACTAGTTCTTCAAATGCGTTTTTTCCCAAAATTAACGAGCCGAATACACAAGAATTAGAATCTACATCCATAAAAATTGGGAAAACAGCTATACAACTAATCCAATTTGGACAAAACCATGAAGCAATTAAACTATTAAAACTAGCAGTTAAATTAAATCCTAAGGAAAATGACCTTTGGACAAGTCTTGCAGAAGCTCAATTTAGAGTAAATAAAAAGTATCAAGCGATATCATCATTAAGTAAAGCTATACAAATAAACCCAAAAGAACAGAGTATATATTTTAGAAAAGGTTCTATATATATGGACTTGAATGAACCACAAAAAGCTAAATTTGCTATAAAAAAAGGCTTATTAATTAATGAAAAAAATGAAAGAGGTTATTTTCAATTAGGTAATACTGAAATAATGTTAAATAATTATAAATCAGCCCTAATTGCGTTTAAAAGATCCTCAAGAATTAATTCCAATTTTTGGCAATCAATTAATAATGAAGGTCTTGTTTTATATGAATTGAATGATTTAAAAGAAGCTATATTAAAATTTAAGTCAGCATTAAAGATTAGCAATGATGCTGAGCCAATGTTAGCTTTAGCAGTAGCATTATTTGCCTCAGATAATAAATCTTATGAATCATTTATCTTAGCAAAAAAAGCTTTAGAATTTAATCCTAAATATGTTTCACAAGAATATCAAACTCAGCAATTATGGGGTAAGAAATTACAAAAATCTGCACAACTTTTGTTTCAAATGCAAGAAATGAAAAAAGTAGTTAAAACAGCCAAAGAAAAAAGTCAATAA
- the queG gene encoding tRNA epoxyqueuosine(34) reductase QueG, translated as MNLKESITLTKKIKEEAFKEGFDAVGIAKVPGSSRISLRTAALERWLQAGHQGKMEWMKNPKRKNIENMLEGVQSILAVGLNYYVDTDRAPKDISIARYGWGKDYHKIIAKKLKRIALFLERERPTSKWKICIDTSPFLDKAWAEEAGIGWIGKHSNIINSKIGSWMFIGHLLSTEKLEADEPSKPICGECEQCIVACPTQAIEEPFVVNANKCLAYHTLENRDRELPENIINKMGNWIAGCDICQEVCPWNQKNIPNTSEPDLQPSEWILNINKKDALSWSDSKWKENLNKSALKRIKPWMWRRNINSISDNQ; from the coding sequence GTGAACTTAAAGGAATCGATTACTCTCACAAAAAAAATTAAAGAAGAAGCTTTTAAAGAAGGCTTTGACGCAGTAGGGATTGCAAAAGTTCCAGGATCTTCAAGAATCAGTCTTCGAACCGCTGCTTTAGAAAGATGGCTTCAAGCTGGACATCAAGGAAAAATGGAATGGATGAAAAACCCAAAAAGAAAAAATATTGAAAACATGCTCGAAGGTGTACAAAGTATTCTTGCTGTTGGACTTAATTACTACGTAGATACCGACAGAGCTCCTAAAGACATATCAATTGCACGATATGGTTGGGGAAAGGATTATCATAAGATAATCGCAAAAAAATTAAAAAGAATTGCACTATTTTTAGAAAGGGAAAGACCTACCTCTAAATGGAAAATATGTATCGATACAAGCCCATTTTTAGATAAAGCTTGGGCCGAAGAAGCTGGAATTGGATGGATAGGAAAACATAGCAATATAATTAACTCTAAAATTGGGTCATGGATGTTTATAGGTCATCTTTTATCTACTGAGAAATTGGAGGCTGACGAACCCTCAAAACCAATATGTGGTGAATGTGAACAATGTATAGTTGCATGCCCAACGCAAGCAATAGAAGAACCATTTGTTGTGAACGCAAATAAATGTTTGGCGTATCACACGTTAGAAAACAGAGACAGAGAATTACCAGAAAATATAATCAATAAAATGGGTAACTGGATTGCTGGTTGTGATATATGTCAAGAAGTATGTCCATGGAATCAAAAAAACATCCCAAACACATCTGAACCGGATCTTCAACCATCTGAATGGATATTAAACATAAATAAAAAAGATGCATTATCTTGGAGTGATTCAAAATGGAAAGAGAATTTAAACAAATCAGCATTAAAACGAATTAAACCATGGATGTGGCGCAGAAATATAAATTCAATATCAGATAATCAATAA
- a CDS encoding DUF502 domain-containing protein has product MVQSSPKEDLTLGSRLQQDLKNDLIAGLLVVIPLATTIWLSTIVSRFVLAILTSIPKQLNPFITLNPLLQDLINLALGLTVPLLGILLIGLMARNFVGRWLLEFGEGTLSRIPLAGSVYKTLKQLLETFLRDNSTRFRRVVLVEYPREGLFSVGFVTGIVGPSLQTEPDKPLLSVFIPTAPNPTTGWYTLVPEGSVKDLDISVEDAFRTIISAGIVNPDDRNNSTNTSFSSLFSQLRASSS; this is encoded by the coding sequence TTGGTGCAGTCCTCTCCAAAGGAAGACCTGACTCTTGGCTCAAGGCTTCAGCAGGATCTTAAAAATGACCTTATAGCTGGTCTGTTGGTGGTTATTCCACTAGCTACCACTATTTGGTTGTCTACAATTGTCAGCCGCTTTGTTCTGGCAATATTAACTTCGATACCAAAACAATTAAATCCTTTTATTACTCTTAATCCACTATTGCAAGATCTTATTAATCTTGCGCTTGGTTTAACCGTTCCACTCCTAGGTATTTTATTGATAGGTCTTATGGCCAGAAACTTTGTAGGGAGATGGTTGCTTGAGTTTGGGGAAGGAACACTTTCTCGTATACCGCTTGCGGGATCTGTTTATAAAACTCTTAAACAACTTTTAGAAACTTTCCTCAGAGATAACTCAACAAGATTTCGTAGAGTTGTGCTAGTTGAATATCCTCGTGAAGGTTTATTCAGTGTAGGTTTTGTTACTGGTATTGTTGGACCATCTCTGCAAACTGAACCAGATAAACCTCTATTAAGTGTTTTTATACCTACAGCACCAAATCCTACAACAGGTTGGTATACCTTAGTACCAGAGGGCTCTGTTAAGGATTTAGATATATCTGTTGAAGATGCATTTAGAACAATTATTTCTGCTGGAATCGTAAATCCTGATGATAGAAATAATTCTACAAATACTTCTTTTTCTAGTTTATTTTCTCAGTTAAGAGCTTCATCCTCGTAG
- the nusB gene encoding transcription antitermination factor NusB yields the protein MQLKSVSRELALLLLGQINKKDINKINFESLLSKAIESLTQHWREQLDCCASKLEKANQELLDSELQEDAGYLKKSRNYLRTCLIDSENILNSLSESIELPRLLALVDQKQIRDLALQRVNLVIEKQDEIDNKLDNVMEGWRLNRLPRIDRDILRLALVDLLDFNTPTAVTCNEAVNLANRYSDEQGRRMINGVLRKLQNSTLKFN from the coding sequence ATGCAATTAAAATCAGTTTCCAGAGAATTAGCTCTTTTACTTTTAGGACAAATTAATAAAAAAGATATTAATAAAATTAATTTCGAAAGTTTACTCAGTAAAGCGATTGAATCTTTAACCCAACATTGGAGAGAACAATTAGATTGTTGCGCTTCAAAATTAGAAAAAGCAAATCAGGAATTATTGGATAGCGAATTGCAAGAAGATGCTGGATATTTGAAAAAATCACGCAATTACTTAAGAACTTGTTTGATTGATTCAGAAAATATTCTTAACAGTTTATCTGAAAGTATTGAATTGCCAAGATTATTAGCATTAGTTGACCAAAAGCAAATACGTGATTTAGCTCTGCAACGTGTTAATTTAGTCATTGAAAAGCAAGATGAGATCGATAATAAATTGGATAACGTTATGGAGGGTTGGCGATTAAATAGATTACCTAGAATTGATAGAGATATTTTGAGATTGGCATTGGTTGATTTACTCGACTTTAATACTCCTACTGCTGTTACTTGTAATGAAGCAGTAAATTTGGCTAATCGTTATAGCGATGAGCAAGGACGCAGAATGATTAATGGAGTTTTACGAAAACTTCAAAACTCTACCTTAAAATTCAATTAG
- the ftsY gene encoding signal recognition particle-docking protein FtsY, which yields MKDDFSQDQNNSAYTNQSDTYLSDDDSLDWAKQAYLQLKQKQKDEKDLRKKEIKENEILNDKNEDSILSISVDNKLQTIHESNEDDEPQLGNFDDTFTWSAEILAAQGKKIDQFSLDEIDWLSRLKQGLEKTRKGFVTDLLDKLGDDPLTPDVLDDLETLLLRADAGVSATDQILNSLRTKLNEEVVDASEGLRFLKEQLVNILEKPIKDSGVKLLSPKKGSLNIWMLVGVNGVGKTTTLGKLASVAKRSGFSAIIAAADTFRAAAVQQVKVWGKRTGVEVIANESKNADPASVVFDAIGASKSKNIDLLLVDTAGRLQTKNNLMEELKKIRKIIDKLAPSANVESLLVLDSSQGQNGLRQALAFADSAELTGVILTKLDGSSRGGVAMAVASEAKLPVRFIGAGEQIRDLRPFNSFEFIEALLTTR from the coding sequence ATGAAAGACGATTTTTCTCAGGATCAAAATAATTCTGCTTATACGAATCAAAGTGATACTTATTTATCTGATGATGATTCTTTAGATTGGGCGAAACAAGCTTATTTGCAACTTAAGCAAAAGCAAAAAGATGAGAAAGATTTACGTAAAAAAGAAATTAAAGAAAACGAAATATTGAATGATAAAAATGAAGATTCTATATTAAGCATTTCAGTTGACAATAAATTACAAACTATTCATGAATCAAACGAAGACGATGAACCTCAACTTGGTAATTTTGATGATACTTTTACATGGTCAGCTGAGATTTTAGCTGCACAAGGTAAAAAAATTGATCAATTTTCATTAGACGAAATTGACTGGCTCAGTAGGTTAAAACAAGGATTAGAAAAAACTCGTAAAGGTTTTGTTACTGATTTATTAGATAAATTAGGTGATGATCCACTTACGCCTGATGTTCTTGATGACTTAGAAACACTATTGCTGAGAGCAGATGCAGGAGTTTCTGCTACTGATCAAATTTTAAATTCATTAAGAACAAAGTTAAATGAGGAAGTTGTCGATGCTTCTGAGGGTCTGCGTTTTTTAAAAGAACAATTAGTCAACATTCTTGAAAAGCCAATAAAAGATAGTGGTGTTAAGCTACTTTCCCCAAAAAAAGGCTCTTTAAATATTTGGATGCTAGTAGGTGTTAATGGAGTTGGTAAGACAACGACTCTTGGGAAATTGGCTAGTGTTGCAAAAAGAAGTGGTTTTTCTGCAATCATTGCCGCTGCAGATACTTTTAGAGCTGCAGCTGTTCAACAAGTGAAGGTTTGGGGCAAGAGAACAGGGGTTGAAGTTATTGCTAACGAATCTAAGAATGCCGATCCAGCATCAGTAGTGTTTGATGCTATCGGTGCAAGTAAATCAAAAAATATAGATTTGTTGTTGGTTGATACTGCAGGAAGATTACAAACGAAAAATAATTTAATGGAAGAACTAAAAAAAATTAGAAAAATAATTGATAAACTTGCTCCTTCAGCAAACGTTGAATCGTTATTAGTTCTTGATTCTAGTCAAGGACAAAATGGTCTTAGGCAGGCTCTGGCTTTTGCTGATTCAGCTGAATTAACAGGAGTAATACTTACAAAACTTGATGGGTCTTCTAGAGGAGGTGTTGCTATGGCTGTTGCATCAGAAGCAAAACTTCCTGTTAGATTTATTGGGGCTGGGGAGCAAATTAGAGATTTAAGACCTTTTAACAGTTTTGAATTTATTGAGGCCCTATTAACTACTCGATGA
- a CDS encoding PP2C family protein-serine/threonine phosphatase, translating to MKENSPISEEQYLHPNNSLSSAASKSLTDLINSLSQEQIVNQDLLLSLSFALRSFTNVQRFLELIPLLVTQLVGVKGSLLIPFQDNGSLWCEQLQILPVNEDQELFRKLFLLEEGKKTGFGMQERNIAMLDRIVQRHFDSANVIATSIVSRGRQRGRLYAFDKKEIVFGSNVHRKHIQIVADLTGIAIENDAMFQVIRNHEKVDRQISIGAEIQSQLLPDECPIIEGVELAARCRPAFQVGGDYYDFMPTRPDLTETAKASGRWAFVIGDVMGKGVPAGLLMTMLRGMLRAEVLTGLAPDSILHDLNQLALEDLTQSHRFVTLFYSDYDARSRKLRFANAAHNPPLLWRAQSKSINRLDSPGLLIGLQPEAVYGCGEIVLEPGDVLLYYTDGVTEAPGISGERFDENRLITFLDKFSKEGLGAQQILNKLFERLDGFVSVNEHHLEDDASMVVLKVSEESTLPELT from the coding sequence GTGAAAGAAAATTCTCCAATTTCCGAAGAGCAATATTTACATCCAAATAACTCTTTATCAAGTGCCGCTTCTAAGTCTCTAACAGATTTGATAAATAGTCTTTCTCAAGAGCAAATAGTTAATCAAGATTTATTGCTTTCATTAAGTTTTGCTTTGCGAAGTTTTACTAATGTACAGCGTTTCCTGGAACTTATTCCGCTTCTTGTCACTCAATTAGTTGGTGTGAAAGGATCATTGTTAATTCCTTTTCAAGATAATGGAAGTCTTTGGTGTGAACAATTGCAAATTCTTCCTGTTAATGAAGATCAGGAATTATTTAGAAAATTATTTCTTTTAGAGGAGGGTAAGAAAACGGGTTTTGGGATGCAGGAAAGGAATATTGCGATGTTAGATCGTATCGTTCAACGACATTTTGACTCAGCCAATGTAATTGCTACATCAATAGTTTCTCGAGGAAGACAGCGAGGTCGTTTGTATGCATTTGACAAAAAGGAAATTGTTTTTGGAAGTAATGTTCATCGAAAACATATTCAGATAGTTGCTGATCTCACTGGAATAGCTATAGAAAATGATGCCATGTTTCAAGTTATTCGGAATCATGAAAAAGTTGATAGGCAAATTAGTATTGGCGCTGAAATTCAATCACAATTATTACCTGATGAATGCCCAATAATTGAAGGAGTTGAATTAGCGGCTCGCTGTAGGCCCGCTTTTCAAGTAGGCGGTGATTATTACGATTTTATGCCGACTCGTCCAGACTTGACAGAAACCGCAAAAGCCAGTGGTCGTTGGGCCTTTGTTATTGGTGATGTTATGGGTAAAGGTGTTCCTGCTGGGTTGTTGATGACTATGTTGCGCGGAATGCTTAGAGCGGAGGTTCTAACTGGATTAGCTCCTGATTCTATTTTGCATGATTTGAATCAATTAGCTCTTGAAGATTTGACTCAATCACACCGCTTTGTAACTTTGTTTTATTCAGACTATGATGCGAGATCAAGAAAATTACGTTTTGCTAATGCAGCACATAATCCTCCTTTGCTTTGGCGCGCTCAGTCAAAATCAATCAATAGATTAGACTCACCTGGTTTATTGATAGGGCTTCAACCAGAAGCAGTGTATGGATGTGGAGAGATAGTTCTTGAACCTGGCGATGTTCTTCTTTACTACACCGACGGAGTTACTGAGGCACCTGGTATTTCAGGAGAACGTTTTGACGAAAATCGTTTAATAACTTTCTTGGATAAATTTTCTAAGGAAGGTTTAGGAGCTCAACAAATATTAAATAAACTTTTTGAGAGACTAGATGGTTTCGTTTCTGTCAATGAGCATCATCTTGAAGATGATGCTTCAATGGTAGTTTTAAAAGTGAGTGAAGAATCAACACTTCCTGAATTAACTTAG